A genomic stretch from Streptomyces venezuelae ATCC 10712 includes:
- a CDS encoding alpha/beta fold hydrolase — protein MVMVQCSGLEVAYYRVGEGPPVVFLHGAAGDGRLWQPQLDVLSDAFTVVAWDEPGAGRSSDVPASFGLTDYAHCLAAVVESLRLGPAHIAGLSWGGTVALELYRHHPDLVKTLILVDTYAGWKGSLPAEEVQARVEGARRMLAAPPDEFDPTLPGLFAGEPPAAYVPLLDAMDAAVRPDTMRTQLALMAEADQRDVLPTISVPTLLLWGEQDVRSPLTVARQFQKAIPHSELVVIPGAGHVSNLERPQEFNRTVRDFCHAHS, from the coding sequence ATGGTGATGGTGCAGTGCAGCGGGCTGGAGGTCGCCTACTACCGCGTGGGGGAGGGGCCGCCCGTGGTGTTCCTGCACGGTGCGGCGGGGGACGGCCGTCTGTGGCAGCCGCAACTCGACGTGCTGTCGGACGCGTTCACGGTCGTAGCGTGGGACGAGCCCGGCGCGGGCAGATCCTCCGACGTTCCCGCGTCCTTCGGCCTCACGGACTACGCCCATTGTCTGGCGGCGGTCGTGGAGTCGCTGCGCCTCGGTCCGGCCCACATCGCCGGCCTCTCCTGGGGCGGCACCGTCGCCCTGGAGCTCTACCGCCACCACCCGGACCTCGTGAAGACGCTCATCCTCGTCGACACCTACGCGGGCTGGAAGGGCTCCCTGCCGGCGGAGGAGGTACAAGCCAGGGTCGAGGGCGCGCGCCGGATGCTGGCCGCACCGCCCGATGAGTTCGATCCGACGCTGCCCGGACTGTTCGCGGGTGAGCCGCCCGCCGCGTACGTACCCCTCCTGGACGCGATGGACGCCGCCGTGCGCCCGGACACGATGCGGACGCAACTGGCCCTCATGGCCGAGGCGGACCAGCGGGACGTCCTGCCCACCATCTCGGTGCCGACGCTCCTGCTCTGGGGAGAGCAGGACGTACGCTCGCCGCTGACCGTCGCACGGCAGTTCCAGAAGGCGATCCCGCATTCCGAACTGGTGGTGATCCCGGGCGCGGGACACGTCAGCAACCTGGAACGCCCCCAGGAGTTCAACCGGACCGTACGCGACTTCTGCCACGCCCACTCCTGA